In a single window of the Montipora capricornis isolate CH-2021 chromosome 11, ASM3666992v2, whole genome shotgun sequence genome:
- the LOC138024846 gene encoding neuropeptide receptor 22-like, translating into MSTYSDFDSAKIAIITVHSILTIVNIVGNSLVCVVIMKYTRMRTSINCLLMNLAIADMVVAIFFVPRHIFVHTFSHPDGVTGMLVCKLLTGGNLAWVGGTASIVTLVVIAIERYFTVAYPLGNRRNLTNGKLKVIIPSSWIFGVIFMFPTFLVKEFDKERGLCVPMWPEGWTGITYSLLWLLVLAVLPVSLMTVLYCRVIYTLWFKRSELNLRQQGVVRIRKRVTLIAITVSVIFGVCWLAQSISYVLMFHIRTHVFGNVMYVVCTTMIMVNSAINPFIYALLSQRFRNRINEMMSSIVICVRNCIS; encoded by the exons ATGTCCACCTACTCGGATTTTGATTCAGCAAAGATTGCCATTATAACAGTTCATTCAATACTCACCATTGTCAACATTGTCGGGAACTCTCTGGTTTGTGTTGTCATAATGAAGTATACACGTATGAG GACTTCAATAAATTGCCTTCTGATGAACTTGGCCATCGCAGACATGGTCGTTGCTATATTTTTTGTCCCAAGACACATTTTCGTGCACACTTTCAGCCACCCAGATGGGGTGACGGGAATGTTAGTATGCAAACTTCTCACAGGGGGAAATTTGGCCTGGGTTGGGGGCACCGCCTCGATTGTCACTCTGGTTGTCATAGCAATTGAACGTTACTTTACCGTGGCATATCCTCTTGGAAACAGAAGGAACCTCACTAACGGTAAACTGAAG GTAATTATTCCCTCATCTTGGATCTTTGGTGTAATCTTCATGTTCCCAACGTTTCTGGTCAAGGAATTTGACAAAGAACGGGGCTTATGTGTTCCGATGTGGCCTGAAGGTTGGACGGGGATAACTTACAGCCTGTTGTGGTTGCTGGTCTTGGCAGTGCTTCCAGTCTCATTGATGACGGTCTTGTACTGCAGAGTCATATACACTTTGTGGTTCAAACGTTCAGAATTAAATCTTCGACAACAG GGTGTGGTGAGAATACGAAAGCGAGTTACCCTCATTGCTATAACTGTCAGTGTCATCTTTGGAGTGTGTTGGTTAGCTCAGTCAATAAGCTATGTTCTTATGTTTCATATCCGCACACACGTCTTTGGAAATGTGATGTACGTTGTTTGTACCACAATGATCATGGTCAATTCTGCCATCAACCCGTTTATCTATGCTCTTTTGAGTCAGCGATTCAGGAATAGGATCAACGAGATGATGAGCAGCATTGTGATCTGCGTTAGAAACTGTATCTCATAA
- the LOC138023409 gene encoding uncharacterized protein, with translation MAALTLANLMTAVHEALTCTMKIDAVFNWTDSQIVWWWINREFKQFKLFVQNRVQKIRSLWSKDHWRYCPSESNPADIASRGSKNSVLAHSDLWWNGAPFLKEGEVQWPNLPDSPIGESTFPEEVTKELRRKPEISNVMTVSVQCFQNISEVICPERFSSLGKLVRVTALVLKFIQKLKRKIETTDISMENQNIATNLWYKDVQAKLEEKEKSSSTWEQLGVFKDANGLLRCKGRIQKSSLPYSTKHPILLSRKQHFTKLVIMQSHENVNHNGVGETLTEIRSQFWIIKGRQAVN, from the coding sequence ATGGCCGCCTTGACACTTGCGAATTTGATGACAGCCGTGCATGAGGCATTGACCTGCACTATGAAGATAGACGCTGTTTTCAATTGGACTGACTCTCAGATCGTGTGGTGGTGGATCAATAGAGAGTTTAAACAATTCAAGCTGTTTGTTCAGAATCGAGTTCAGAAGATTCGAAGTCTGTGGAGTAAGGATCACTGGAGATATTGCCCGTCTGAGTCTAATCCTGCTGACATAGCGTCGCGAGGGTCTAAGAATTCTGTTCTCGCTCACAGTGATCTATGGTGGAATGGAGCTCCATTTCTGAAAGAAGGAGAAGTTCAGTGGCCAAACCTGCCTGATAGTCCAATCGGTGAGAGTACATTCCCAGAAGAAGTAACAAAGGAATTGAGAAGGAAACCTGAAATTTCAAATGTTATGACAGTATCCGTGCAGTGCTTtcaaaacatttcagaagtcaTCTGTCCAGAAAGATTTAGTAGTCTCGGTAAACTTGTCAGAGTAACCGCTCTTgtgctgaaattcatccagaaGCTCAAGAGGAAGATAGAAACAACTGACATCAGTATGGAGAATCAGAATATTGCTACGAATCTCTGGTACAAAGACGTTCAAgccaaacttgaagaaaaggagaaatcaAGTTCGACTTGGGAACAGTTAGGAGTCTTTAAGGATGCCAACGGACTTCTGCGATGCAAGGGACGAATCCAGAAGTCTTCACTTCCATACTCAACAAAACATCCCATTCTGTTATCTAGAAAGCAGCATTTCACTAAGCTCGTGATCATGCAGTCCCACGAAAACGTGAATCACAATGGAGTTGGAGAAACTCTTACTGAAATCCGATCACAATTCTGGATAATTAAAGGAAGACAAGCTGTTAATTAA